A genome region from Nocardiopsis exhalans includes the following:
- a CDS encoding Uma2 family endonuclease, with translation MSPELFEQLAGQAFEADRSRMEMFGGRVWSRSAPDGAHTGILAWLVREFLARRAEIALITSGLGLKVGAHREERARPDGILVPAGLFDDAGDWADPGGVLAVVEVTFWDADTLARDRVEEPAAYAETGIDLYLLVDRDANALVVHSRPVQGQYLDRSIYPFGEAAPLPGMEVALDTEPLERFAR, from the coding sequence ATGAGCCCGGAGCTGTTCGAGCAGCTTGCCGGGCAGGCGTTCGAGGCTGACCGCTCTCGGATGGAGATGTTCGGCGGAAGAGTCTGGTCTCGCAGCGCGCCTGACGGGGCACACACCGGGATCCTCGCTTGGCTGGTGCGCGAGTTCCTCGCTCGTCGCGCCGAGATCGCCCTTATCACCAGTGGGCTGGGGCTCAAGGTCGGCGCCCACCGCGAAGAGCGGGCCCGCCCGGACGGGATCCTTGTTCCAGCTGGCCTTTTCGACGATGCGGGTGATTGGGCCGATCCCGGAGGCGTTCTGGCCGTGGTCGAAGTGACCTTCTGGGATGCTGACACTCTCGCCCGGGATCGCGTTGAGGAGCCCGCTGCTTACGCGGAGACCGGCATCGACCTCTACCTTCTGGTGGATCGCGATGCCAACGCCCTTGTGGTGCACAGCCGCCCAGTTCAGGGCCAGTACCTGGACCGCAGTATTTATCCCTTCGGTGAGGCGGCCCCACTTCCGGGCATGGAGGTCGCCCTGGACACCGAGCCGCTTGAGCGCTTCGCGCGCTGA
- a CDS encoding ADP-ribosyltransferase, whose translation MSETVSGPVPLQDCNGIIDPSVFPVPTLDHVEFHNQAHALRLAGEAVAQTGDDIVASWGGLSTCYTAPESETLLSALAPVSDKGVDVEAAMDRAATALGAFAEEVRQIKSAWSDLTGAAHTFRNSVVDDPDWDKADHWATMKSSNVEKSNELKGKAEGLIGRYERAQRDCANAINAELYGRTQFSNAASAVYLTNAFVYDSINTYVDAPSAWGPNATSDLFWHQDALRAVDDFAIGAAEGVGGMVGAYSDGRWFEKSWGDALKDYHWDNLTAAAALVGMYDAESDSLAWSGAETIHEAWKDLAHAIVPWEEWDDSPGYVLAMGALNIGSLGVGVALTVTGVGAVAGVPLLAWRGLDILDGMSNSGRRGSSDVDLTDLPEIPGTGGNGQPVTHIDTTGMSPSQLAELKRLLEDLALAQSGGSGPNQSNGSEHGPTGGDLNRTEEALSPEPGNRGNDSDPGSKNSDGNGPSDWLGDAGPRPNDRGSESQPALVGGGGGGNNNTLTESRGTPASPPPRANATDTDAPGTGTGNRSDSPATPGSSDGNTPSPTPVDRTSSQDAEQSPGSSSGDGGSGDNGDPPSTSGDQGEGGQSGQSSGSPDSNSGTSNPSGLPSSPDPAANYPGEVGSDGVRRFATDAEGLEYGNRILDHHFDGLSPEQKHTVRSYTEKSYYYNSFSRASDKDAAIDHIMGLDPPYLGDWLREWFGGPDPTAGNPGEVRRVIEENLDIFDSSFTERLPEAIAMKRGLREVDFMLDPSLGIDSPHKLQGSTFTEEGFLSGTMGGKAAFNDPKDHPFQLEILVPEGNRAMWVGQNSKYPDQNEMILPRGSSIVFESVRQDPATGSWELVARVEAD comes from the coding sequence ATGTCTGAGACCGTCAGCGGGCCGGTTCCGCTGCAGGACTGCAACGGCATCATCGATCCCTCCGTCTTCCCCGTGCCCACCCTCGACCACGTCGAGTTCCACAACCAGGCCCACGCCCTGCGCCTGGCGGGTGAGGCAGTGGCCCAGACCGGCGATGACATCGTCGCCTCCTGGGGCGGCCTGTCCACGTGCTACACCGCACCCGAATCCGAGACGCTGCTCAGCGCTCTGGCCCCGGTCTCCGACAAGGGCGTCGATGTCGAGGCCGCCATGGACCGGGCCGCGACCGCCCTGGGCGCCTTCGCCGAAGAGGTCCGACAGATCAAGAGCGCGTGGAGCGACCTGACAGGCGCGGCTCATACCTTTCGGAACAGCGTGGTCGACGACCCGGACTGGGACAAGGCCGACCACTGGGCCACCATGAAAAGCTCCAACGTCGAGAAGAGCAACGAGCTCAAGGGCAAGGCCGAAGGGCTGATCGGCCGGTACGAACGCGCCCAGCGCGACTGTGCCAACGCCATCAACGCCGAGCTGTACGGACGTACCCAGTTCTCCAACGCGGCCAGTGCTGTTTATCTGACCAACGCCTTCGTCTACGACTCGATCAACACGTACGTGGACGCCCCCTCCGCATGGGGACCCAACGCCACCTCCGACCTGTTCTGGCACCAGGACGCGCTGCGCGCGGTGGACGACTTCGCGATAGGGGCCGCCGAAGGCGTCGGCGGGATGGTGGGCGCGTACTCCGACGGGAGGTGGTTCGAAAAATCCTGGGGTGATGCGCTCAAGGATTACCACTGGGACAACCTGACCGCCGCGGCCGCGCTGGTCGGCATGTATGACGCCGAGAGTGACTCTCTGGCCTGGTCGGGTGCTGAAACCATCCATGAGGCCTGGAAGGATCTCGCGCACGCGATCGTGCCGTGGGAGGAGTGGGACGACAGCCCGGGTTATGTGCTCGCCATGGGTGCCCTCAACATCGGTTCCCTGGGGGTGGGCGTGGCCCTGACCGTCACCGGGGTGGGGGCTGTGGCGGGTGTACCGCTGTTGGCCTGGCGGGGACTGGACATCCTCGACGGCATGAGCAACTCCGGCCGACGCGGTAGTTCCGATGTCGACCTGACCGATCTTCCGGAGATCCCCGGCACCGGCGGGAACGGCCAGCCGGTAACGCACATCGACACCACCGGGATGAGCCCCAGCCAGCTGGCGGAGTTGAAGCGGCTCCTGGAGGATCTGGCGCTGGCCCAGTCAGGAGGCAGCGGTCCCAACCAGTCGAACGGCTCCGAGCACGGACCCACCGGCGGAGACCTCAACCGAACCGAAGAGGCCCTGTCCCCCGAGCCAGGCAACCGCGGCAACGACTCGGACCCGGGCTCCAAGAACTCCGACGGCAACGGCCCTTCCGACTGGTTGGGCGATGCGGGCCCCCGGCCCAACGATCGAGGTTCCGAGTCACAACCCGCCCTCGTGGGCGGTGGGGGCGGGGGTAACAACAACACCCTCACCGAATCCCGAGGCACCCCGGCCAGCCCTCCGCCCCGGGCCAACGCCACCGACACCGACGCCCCCGGCACCGGCACCGGCAACCGCTCAGATTCCCCAGCAACGCCCGGAAGCTCCGATGGGAACACACCGAGCCCCACGCCCGTCGACCGCACCAGTAGCCAGGACGCAGAGCAATCCCCTGGAAGCAGCAGCGGTGACGGCGGATCGGGCGACAACGGGGACCCACCCAGCACCTCCGGAGACCAGGGCGAAGGTGGACAGAGCGGCCAAAGTTCCGGTTCCCCGGATTCCAACTCAGGTACGTCCAATCCTTCCGGGCTGCCGTCATCTCCGGACCCAGCTGCGAACTACCCAGGGGAAGTCGGGAGCGATGGCGTACGCCGGTTCGCGACAGATGCGGAAGGGCTAGAGTACGGGAATAGAATCCTCGACCATCATTTTGATGGTCTAAGCCCAGAGCAAAAGCACACCGTGCGAAGCTATACGGAGAAGTCTTACTACTATAATAGTTTTTCCAGGGCCTCCGATAAAGATGCTGCAATCGATCACATAATGGGTCTTGATCCACCCTATCTCGGTGACTGGCTCCGAGAATGGTTCGGCGGTCCAGATCCTACGGCTGGCAATCCTGGTGAAGTCAGAAGAGTGATTGAAGAAAATCTGGATATATTCGATTCTTCGTTCACGGAAAGATTGCCTGAAGCTATCGCGATGAAGCGTGGGTTGCGCGAAGTAGATTTCATGCTTGACCCTTCACTGGGTATCGACTCACCTCATAAGCTTCAAGGCTCTACTTTCACAGAGGAGGGTTTCCTGTCAGGCACAATGGGAGGGAAAGCCGCGTTCAACGATCCGAAGGATCATCCATTTCAACTTGAAATTTTAGTGCCGGAAGGAAACAGGGCTATGTGGGTTGGTCAGAATAGCAAGTATCCGGACCAGAATGAGATGATCCTTCCTCGTGGGTCCAGTATCGTTTTTGAATCGGTTAGACAGGATCCTGCGACCGGAAGTTGGGAACTGGTGGCCCGAGTAGAGGCAGACTAG
- a CDS encoding VOC family protein yields MSENYPNFPAFSVSPVPPPAGPDTPAPEQFRGLYGMPMFVTVPTADLAASTEFWVDGLGFFDFFTVPGQVVHLRRWAFQDVLLVPGERPAEAAPMSVSFSCVLNQIDGIVSACEKALPGSVSDPRQMPWGSVEIEVTTPENTRVIMTAARPFDPESAAADYLRENDFNLPDTPGA; encoded by the coding sequence ATGAGCGAGAACTACCCCAACTTCCCCGCGTTCAGCGTCAGCCCCGTCCCGCCGCCCGCCGGACCCGACACACCTGCCCCGGAGCAGTTCCGCGGCCTGTACGGCATGCCCATGTTCGTGACCGTGCCGACCGCTGACCTGGCGGCCTCCACCGAATTCTGGGTCGACGGGCTCGGTTTCTTCGACTTCTTCACCGTGCCCGGCCAGGTCGTACACCTGCGGCGCTGGGCCTTCCAGGACGTGCTCCTGGTCCCGGGCGAGCGCCCCGCTGAGGCCGCGCCGATGAGCGTCAGCTTCTCCTGCGTGCTGAACCAGATCGACGGGATCGTGTCCGCCTGCGAAAAGGCGCTTCCCGGCTCCGTCAGCGACCCCCGGCAGATGCCGTGGGGTTCGGTGGAGATCGAGGTCACCACCCCGGAGAACACCCGGGTGATCATGACCGCGGCCCGCCCCTTCGACCCCGAGAGCGCAGCGGCGGACTACCTCAGGGAGAACGACTTCAACCTCCCCGATACGCCCGGCGCCTGA
- a CDS encoding NlpC/P60 family protein, translated as MISALRTPAPDERSGSCLTRVAVLAAIGVAGLVFLTLMVIPAITNNTQVGSWLASGVVCAPNADAEQPSSSEYAMDTIPENYLELYQEAGEDRGVPWNILAGIGQVESHHGRWDGPGITEGHNDWGASGPMQFGSLDGSAAGNSWGGEPIQPVDERPDQGYGVDGNGDGIVNVYDPADAIPAAADYLLAHGLEDDVRRAIYGYNHAWWYVDDVMEWADRYAEGDFNTSDSIRTAVLCELDEDGVPIGRAPDELTQAVVDWALDQRGKPYIWGGTGPDGYDCSGLTMKAYESIGVTVPRVSQDQWSFGPEIPLGEEQPGDLVFFDVTRAGEPPGPGHMGMVIGDGLMVEAWCTNCGPIAVREYDDPNRADIVGFTRPLEHPEVKAQLEAQA; from the coding sequence GTGATCTCCGCTCTGCGCACCCCCGCCCCCGATGAGCGAAGCGGTTCCTGCCTGACCCGAGTTGCCGTACTGGCCGCTATAGGAGTGGCTGGGCTGGTTTTTCTGACCCTGATGGTGATTCCGGCGATCACGAACAACACTCAGGTGGGGTCCTGGCTGGCTTCCGGGGTGGTCTGTGCTCCCAACGCTGATGCTGAACAGCCGAGCAGCAGTGAATACGCCATGGACACCATCCCGGAGAACTATCTGGAGCTCTACCAGGAGGCTGGGGAGGATCGCGGGGTTCCGTGGAACATCCTCGCGGGCATCGGTCAGGTGGAGTCGCATCATGGCCGTTGGGACGGGCCAGGGATCACTGAAGGACACAACGACTGGGGGGCCTCCGGGCCTATGCAGTTCGGCTCTCTGGACGGGTCAGCAGCTGGAAACAGCTGGGGCGGTGAGCCGATTCAGCCAGTGGATGAGCGCCCGGACCAAGGTTACGGGGTGGATGGCAATGGCGATGGGATCGTCAACGTCTACGATCCGGCTGATGCGATTCCGGCCGCCGCTGACTACCTACTGGCGCACGGGCTTGAGGATGATGTCCGGCGGGCGATCTACGGTTACAACCACGCCTGGTGGTACGTCGATGACGTGATGGAGTGGGCCGACCGCTACGCCGAGGGTGACTTCAACACCTCGGACTCCATCCGGACTGCTGTGCTCTGTGAGCTGGATGAGGACGGTGTGCCAATTGGTCGAGCCCCGGATGAGCTGACTCAGGCGGTCGTGGACTGGGCGCTTGACCAGCGAGGGAAACCGTATATCTGGGGCGGCACCGGGCCGGATGGTTATGACTGTTCCGGTCTGACGATGAAGGCCTACGAGAGCATCGGGGTGACAGTGCCTCGTGTTTCCCAGGACCAGTGGAGCTTCGGTCCTGAGATTCCGTTGGGTGAGGAGCAGCCCGGTGACCTGGTCTTCTTTGATGTGACCCGTGCGGGAGAACCGCCAGGGCCTGGGCATATGGGAATGGTTATTGGCGATGGCCTGATGGTCGAAGCCTGGTGCACCAACTGTGGACCGATCGCGGTGCGGGAGTACGATGACCCCAATCGTGCGGACATCGTGGGGTTCACCCGTCCGCTTGAGCACCCCGAAGTGAAGGCTCAGCTGGAGGCGCAGGCTTAA
- a CDS encoding DUF6507 family protein, which produces MGSWDINPEQVSQVLTDTAGHLGEEGSSDGLLGNMQEIATKVETINEMAESVPIAIALGEFCEHYFGVMGDMVTKTVSGLEGASEATTAYINGDLEMAAEAQSTAGDIPVRRPPGAIDGPV; this is translated from the coding sequence GTGGGTAGCTGGGACATCAACCCAGAACAGGTGAGCCAGGTCCTCACCGACACCGCTGGCCACCTGGGCGAGGAAGGCTCTTCAGACGGTTTGCTCGGGAACATGCAGGAGATAGCGACCAAGGTCGAGACCATCAACGAGATGGCCGAAAGCGTCCCCATCGCCATCGCTCTGGGTGAGTTCTGCGAACACTACTTCGGGGTGATGGGCGACATGGTCACCAAGACCGTCAGTGGTCTCGAAGGCGCTAGCGAAGCCACCACCGCCTACATCAACGGCGACCTGGAGATGGCCGCCGAGGCTCAGTCCACCGCCGGGGACATTCCGGTACGCCGTCCCCCTGGCGCCATCGACGGTCCCGTGTAG
- a CDS encoding GntR family transcriptional regulator, which yields MDLPSGYTADSEIDNEGMDPVWLQLAAILVARIDAGRYPAGRAIPSLNQLVQEFGVARGTIVKATNYLADLGRVRAVHGRGVFVLPRD from the coding sequence ATGGACTTGCCTAGCGGATACACAGCGGACAGCGAGATCGACAACGAGGGCATGGACCCTGTGTGGCTACAGCTGGCCGCGATCCTCGTCGCGCGCATCGATGCGGGGCGCTACCCAGCCGGAAGAGCCATCCCGTCGCTCAACCAGCTGGTCCAGGAGTTTGGGGTCGCGCGCGGAACCATCGTTAAGGCCACGAACTATCTGGCAGATCTCGGCCGGGTACGCGCTGTGCACGGACGGGGAGTATTCGTCCTACCGAGAGATTGA
- a CDS encoding type IV secretion system protein: protein MTFLMLSGFILLPLTGAQANPLCPGNPAPLPESAGSGSDGLLVPPQSRSAIEGSPDGMPPDASMYGQYGTAGQQWHMITESCVDKMASGAQATIANSAWDLSKTINQSTITVYQAATSDGLLASFTETVENVVVALREGVWRPLIPTIVILGAIWLGWYGLIRKRMTLTLESSVWMVAATALGMWILISPAQVMGLGSSLVNSGTQLVTSAIGQVPYGGGAGVCPAGAEPPERASWESESDFQVRRNADMLWSSLVCQPWVAGQFGSGEIAENASMHHAEDLIAAQGISRIEQQQIVDGDIDANVLIAEKQESYEEISSSIETSYPSVYPLFSGDDQGSRIGVATLALFASIFAGGLILAGSVALIVLKIGFMLLFMLSPVFLLIGIHPGYGRMVLLRWVELMVGFLLKQIFVVLLIAILVMSYGMVMATPLGWGLQMILLALFTLALFIYRKTFVYLFASVNANTFTSRVISDAAQSQALGKSAAVLPPVAYMKAQNWGRRRGGQIAVGAAGVPTNGGVPTSAVEGAEEVPDSGATRGDGARVRGTAGYGRVRGNDNAPPLNVNRTGGPGTARPTSAPRASGEAPDLAGSSSGGAGGSGGAIPPRPAGGYTGTGDSGWAGVFGTGGGNRSNRNESGGSGSGSGGGTFSGGSGNSRAASSERAEPSTGRGIFSGREDTPAQGNLGNRGSRWGGPQEKRERPAPQRPARPAPADRSRRGDGEGGWLTGSGKRNDNAPITPFWGESGSSSTRDRKRDVPFWLNDD, encoded by the coding sequence ATGACGTTCCTGATGCTGAGCGGCTTCATCCTGCTGCCACTGACGGGGGCCCAGGCGAACCCACTGTGTCCTGGCAATCCGGCGCCGCTTCCGGAGTCTGCTGGGAGCGGTTCAGACGGACTCCTGGTTCCGCCGCAGTCCCGTTCCGCCATTGAGGGTTCTCCTGATGGAATGCCTCCTGATGCCAGCATGTACGGCCAGTACGGAACGGCTGGTCAACAGTGGCACATGATCACCGAGTCCTGCGTTGACAAGATGGCTTCCGGGGCTCAGGCAACCATCGCGAACTCGGCTTGGGATCTGTCCAAGACCATCAACCAGTCGACCATCACTGTTTATCAGGCTGCCACATCTGATGGCCTCCTCGCTAGCTTCACTGAGACTGTTGAAAATGTGGTAGTGGCACTCAGGGAAGGTGTTTGGCGCCCTCTGATCCCGACGATTGTAATCCTGGGTGCGATCTGGCTTGGTTGGTATGGGCTCATTCGCAAGAGGATGACTTTGACGCTTGAGTCGTCCGTGTGGATGGTTGCCGCAACAGCGCTTGGTATGTGGATCCTGATTAGCCCGGCTCAGGTGATGGGGCTGGGTTCTTCTCTGGTCAACTCTGGAACTCAGCTGGTGACTAGCGCGATTGGTCAAGTTCCATACGGTGGAGGAGCTGGCGTCTGTCCTGCTGGTGCAGAGCCTCCAGAACGTGCCAGTTGGGAATCAGAGTCAGATTTCCAGGTCCGACGAAATGCGGATATGCTGTGGTCAAGCCTGGTGTGTCAGCCCTGGGTGGCTGGCCAGTTCGGCAGTGGAGAGATCGCTGAGAATGCCTCAATGCACCATGCGGAAGACCTCATTGCAGCTCAGGGTATTAGCCGGATCGAGCAGCAACAAATTGTAGACGGAGATATCGACGCAAATGTCCTGATTGCAGAGAAGCAAGAATCCTATGAAGAAATTTCTTCGAGTATTGAGACATCGTACCCTAGTGTCTACCCACTCTTCTCTGGTGATGACCAGGGAAGTCGAATAGGCGTTGCGACTCTAGCTCTTTTCGCTTCGATCTTTGCTGGTGGACTGATTCTGGCTGGGTCCGTAGCGCTTATCGTTCTGAAGATTGGCTTCATGCTGCTCTTCATGCTTTCTCCGGTCTTCCTCCTTATTGGAATCCATCCAGGTTACGGGCGAATGGTTTTGCTTCGCTGGGTCGAGTTGATGGTTGGGTTCCTGCTCAAACAGATCTTCGTGGTTCTACTGATCGCTATTTTGGTCATGAGCTACGGGATGGTCATGGCTACGCCACTCGGGTGGGGCTTGCAGATGATCCTGCTCGCCCTCTTCACCCTGGCGCTCTTCATTTATCGCAAGACCTTCGTCTACCTCTTCGCATCGGTGAATGCGAACACCTTCACCTCCCGTGTAATCAGCGATGCGGCTCAGAGCCAGGCCCTTGGCAAGAGCGCGGCGGTTCTCCCCCCGGTCGCTTACATGAAGGCGCAGAACTGGGGGCGCCGTCGAGGAGGCCAGATCGCGGTAGGAGCGGCAGGGGTTCCCACTAACGGGGGTGTGCCTACCAGCGCAGTAGAGGGTGCTGAAGAGGTACCGGATAGCGGAGCCACCCGCGGTGATGGCGCTCGGGTCCGCGGCACCGCTGGTTACGGCCGTGTCCGAGGCAACGACAATGCCCCGCCGCTCAACGTCAATCGAACTGGTGGCCCCGGTACCGCGCGGCCTACTTCAGCGCCGCGTGCTAGCGGCGAGGCGCCAGATCTGGCAGGTAGTAGTTCAGGGGGAGCTGGGGGCAGCGGTGGAGCCATTCCGCCTCGACCCGCTGGTGGTTACACCGGAACTGGAGACAGCGGTTGGGCAGGGGTATTCGGTACTGGCGGTGGAAACAGGTCGAACCGAAACGAAAGCGGTGGGTCCGGCTCAGGTTCGGGCGGCGGCACGTTTAGTGGCGGGTCGGGTAACTCCCGTGCAGCCAGCTCCGAACGCGCGGAGCCCAGTACCGGGCGCGGTATCTTCAGCGGCCGCGAGGACACCCCTGCTCAGGGCAACCTCGGCAACCGGGGTTCGCGCTGGGGAGGCCCGCAGGAGAAGCGTGAGCGCCCCGCGCCGCAGCGTCCGGCACGTCCGGCCCCCGCCGACCGCAGCAGGCGCGGTGATGGTGAGGGCGGTTGGCTGACCGGCTCCGGCAAGCGCAATGACAACGCCCCCATCACCCCCTTCTGGGGTGAGAGCGGGTCATCCAGTACCCGGGACCGCAAACGCGATGTTCCTTTCTGGCTGAACGACGACTGA
- a CDS encoding thymidine kinase, with protein sequence MAELKYFTGSMNSGKSTMALQEHHSRGGEGVLYTKQDRAGSGIISSRLGLTSPAVEVGDSLDLYDDIADRKVPYVICDEAQFLSFKQVGQLAGVVDGMGIDVYCYGILTDFQGALFPGSKRLVELADRIEILPVYARCWCGNRATHNARVVDGVMIYEGEQVHIGGNESYTTLCRHHFMAGVA encoded by the coding sequence ATGGCGGAGCTGAAGTACTTCACCGGTTCGATGAACTCGGGCAAGAGCACGATGGCCCTCCAGGAGCACCACTCCCGCGGAGGCGAGGGTGTCCTGTACACGAAGCAGGACCGCGCCGGTTCGGGGATCATCTCTTCCCGGCTGGGCCTGACCTCCCCCGCGGTCGAGGTCGGAGACTCGCTGGACCTCTACGACGACATCGCCGACCGCAAGGTCCCGTACGTCATCTGCGACGAAGCCCAGTTCCTGTCGTTCAAACAGGTGGGGCAGTTGGCGGGCGTCGTGGACGGCATGGGCATTGATGTGTACTGCTACGGCATCCTGACTGACTTCCAGGGGGCACTGTTCCCTGGCTCGAAGAGATTGGTCGAGCTAGCAGACAGGATAGAGATCCTGCCGGTCTATGCGCGATGCTGGTGCGGCAACCGCGCTACGCATAACGCCCGCGTGGTTGACGGGGTCATGATCTACGAGGGCGAACAGGTCCACATCGGTGGCAACGAGTCTTACACAACCCTCTGCCGCCACCACTTCATGGCTGGCGTGGCGTAG
- a CDS encoding ion transporter encodes MWRDQVTRFVESRGFSNTMLSVILLNAVMLGWATYGGPALPYLEAAERIIIVLFVIEMLLKLYAWRGGFWKDGWNWFDFIVVVISLIPATGPFAVLRILRVLRILRAITAVPQMRQIIGALFKAVPGMGTVIGLLLIVVYASAVLSQQMFGESVPEFFGDLGTTLFTMFQLMTTEDWPEVSEAVAEHHPHGWIFFVLYMVLTAFIILNLVIGVIVTSMEQEFGKSRWAEDQHLELVQHNAVMDRLAELSDQVARLESQLGQENSDGLQSVEEAAAKVPVAGSEARGDSETDEGGSDGTRPRRGE; translated from the coding sequence TTGTGGCGAGATCAGGTCACCAGATTTGTCGAGAGCCGTGGGTTCTCCAACACCATGCTCAGCGTGATCCTGCTCAACGCCGTCATGTTGGGATGGGCGACCTACGGGGGGCCCGCCCTGCCGTATCTCGAGGCGGCTGAACGGATCATCATCGTCCTGTTCGTCATCGAGATGCTCCTGAAGCTGTATGCCTGGCGCGGCGGCTTCTGGAAGGACGGCTGGAACTGGTTCGACTTCATCGTGGTCGTGATCTCGCTGATCCCGGCGACCGGGCCTTTCGCGGTGCTGCGGATCCTCCGTGTACTGAGGATCCTGCGGGCGATCACCGCCGTCCCGCAGATGCGCCAGATCATCGGGGCGCTCTTCAAGGCGGTTCCCGGTATGGGCACGGTCATCGGTCTGCTTCTGATCGTCGTCTACGCGTCCGCTGTGCTCAGCCAGCAGATGTTCGGGGAGAGCGTCCCGGAGTTCTTCGGAGACCTGGGAACCACGCTCTTCACGATGTTCCAGCTCATGACCACCGAGGACTGGCCGGAGGTCTCGGAGGCGGTGGCGGAGCACCATCCGCACGGCTGGATCTTCTTCGTGCTGTACATGGTGCTGACCGCGTTCATCATCCTGAACCTGGTGATCGGTGTGATCGTCACGTCCATGGAGCAGGAGTTCGGTAAGAGCCGCTGGGCGGAGGACCAGCACCTCGAACTGGTCCAGCACAACGCGGTCATGGACCGGCTGGCTGAGCTCAGCGATCAGGTGGCCCGGCTGGAAAGCCAACTCGGGCAAGAAAATAGCGACGGCCTCCAGAGCGTGGAGGAAGCCGCCGCTAAAGTTCCCGTCGCAGGTAGTGAGGCCCGCGGTGACTCGGAAACCGATGAGGGCGGGTCGGATGGAACGAGGCCCCGCCGGGGGGAGTAG